The region GAAATCCTGGCAGGTATGATATGCCCCATATTGAAATATTAGGAGAACATGCTAATCTGAAATCTAAACCTATGAGCAACCGCTGGAAGGATGAAACTTAAGCAATGCTGCGATTTAAATTGAAATACCTGCTGCAGAGCAGACAGAACCGTCTAATCCTGATGCTGACAGCCGGGGTATCTCTGCTGATTACTGTGATTGGTCTATTCTCCTATAGAGAGTACCGCAATGCACTGGACACCGAGCTGAATACACCGAATATTGAACTGCTGCAGATTAATGTAGATGTTACGAACCGGGCCTTCCGGGAATCCGACAACAAGGCGGTGGATCTGTCCTTCCATCCTGCTGTGCTGAGCTATATCGATGCGGCTAAGGCGGATAACCGCGGCAGAGCCGCAGCGGCGCAGGAATACCTCAAGGCGCTGGCGACAGAGCCGGATGTACACGCAATCAGTGTGGTCAAGTTCAAGGACCGGTCTGTGCTCTCCAGCCGCTACGGCTATGTTCCGTCCTGGGGGGAGGCGCCTGAGCATGAATGGGAGTCCTGGATCGGGGGAATGAAGGAGAAGCCGCTTTTGATCAAAAGAAGACTCAACACCGGAACCGGTTCCCGCCCCGGTGATACTGAGCTGTTATCACTCGCCCGGCCGGTCGTGGTGAACGGGGAAGTGGCCGGTGCCGTACTGATTGATCTGGATTACGATACACTGTTCTCCAAAATGTACACCCATCTCTCCAGCTACCAGCTCGTATATAACCTGGAGGGAGAGCTTATCTACCCCAAGCTGAATCTTCCGTTCCCGCTGGCGGAGCTGGGGAAGGTGCTGGAGGACATCGATGTCAGTCCCTTTGCCCATGTCACCATCGGAGGCCAGGCCTATATGGCGAATCAGACCTTCTCCAATGTGACCGGCTGGCGCCTGCTTTCGCTCGTACCCATGGAGCAGCTGCTCAAAAATGTGAAGATTGCCCGCAATATGATGCTGATGCTGTCACTAATCTCCATCGCCGTAGGTCTCGCTGCCATGTATTATTACAATTTTGCCGCCTTCCGGCCGCTCAAACGGATTAACAAGCTGCTGCTTCCTGAGCAGAAGGCATCCGGGCAGGGCGGGCTGTACGATCTGGAGCCGGTCATCGGCAAGCTGGTCGGTGACTTCCGCAGTAAATCGCTGGTGGCGGACTGGAGTCTCCCGGAGCTGCGCTCCAAATTCCTGCAGGACCTGATCACACGGAGTATCGGCACCCAGGAGACACATACGCGGTTTGAGCACTATTTTAACGGCTGGAAGGAAGGTCCGTTCGAGCTGCTGGTCTTATCCATAGACCGGCATACCCAGTGGTCTGCGGGCTTTAAGGAAGAGGATCAAATGCTGCTCAAATACGCGATGATTAACATGGCCTATGAAATCTGCGAAGCCTCCTGGCGGACCGTGGTCGCTGCACCGCAGCAGGACAGTCTCGTCATCCTGTTACAGGCGGCAGGCGGGGAAGAGCAGGAGCTGTACGCAGTTGCCCGGAAGCTGGCGTCTGCCATGCCCGAAGTGCTGAAGATTCCGGTGTCCGTTGGCATCGGTGAACAAGCGGGCTCCATTACCCGTATCGCCCAGTC is a window of Paenibacillus sp. FSL H3-0469 DNA encoding:
- a CDS encoding helix-turn-helix domain-containing protein — encoded protein: MLRFKLKYLLQSRQNRLILMLTAGVSLLITVIGLFSYREYRNALDTELNTPNIELLQINVDVTNRAFRESDNKAVDLSFHPAVLSYIDAAKADNRGRAAAAQEYLKALATEPDVHAISVVKFKDRSVLSSRYGYVPSWGEAPEHEWESWIGGMKEKPLLIKRRLNTGTGSRPGDTELLSLARPVVVNGEVAGAVLIDLDYDTLFSKMYTHLSSYQLVYNLEGELIYPKLNLPFPLAELGKVLEDIDVSPFAHVTIGGQAYMANQTFSNVTGWRLLSLVPMEQLLKNVKIARNMMLMLSLISIAVGLAAMYYYNFAAFRPLKRINKLLLPEQKASGQGGLYDLEPVIGKLVGDFRSKSLVADWSLPELRSKFLQDLITRSIGTQETHTRFEHYFNGWKEGPFELLVLSIDRHTQWSAGFKEEDQMLLKYAMINMAYEICEASWRTVVAAPQQDSLVILLQAAGGEEQELYAVARKLASAMPEVLKIPVSVGIGEQAGSITRIAQSYSEAQTALSYRLYEGYSHVRVYSRAENKYEESIGAADEVWKQEMLNALRASDAAAAQDWVRRGIAETRKRGIQPLKVFRSLSDLLEEILHIAAAGGYPVPAELADYTWHQVTTMELNEIEQMLCSIAVQLSEAFGAHRQSKEFLLVQDLIEYMKDNLQFNIGLSDIASHVNMGVSSVSTIFKEETGTTVYDYLTNLRIDRACELLQDSSLRIAEIAQRVGYQNENSFIRVFRKIKSTTPGKFRESSKSSKEYADRPKPHHSGVSEDSE